In Deferribacter desulfuricans SSM1, the following are encoded in one genomic region:
- a CDS encoding GGDEF domain-containing protein gives MVEKFEYLDVTNLVNEKILKLTSVIGVLLFYSFGILDVLLYPQFKYLFLKFRFLFIGIPISICFIILLLKNNIKVKIIAFSIIAILVSINICAVIFISKDINQFYYTGLVFLILYVTNISNLPFKYNIFTVIIINLVFIVFSIVFPFTNKYVLINDVIGLFFVSFAGLFSNYIIDYYRLRDLELKIKNEIEIADLYHKSTHDKLTNLKNKYIFKQLFEQSWENAKRDRKPISILMIDIDDFKKYNDNYGHIAGDNVLKKIALILQENVKRNNDVVARFGGEEFIIMLYDTDEYGAKMIANNILKNINKTNIKHDYATFGRVTVSIGCSTIIPKDNLNPNDLIIIADEALYKAKKEGKNKVI, from the coding sequence ATGGTTGAAAAATTTGAGTATTTGGATGTAACAAATTTAGTTAATGAAAAAATTCTAAAATTAACATCTGTAATAGGTGTACTGCTGTTTTATTCATTTGGGATATTAGATGTTTTATTATATCCACAATTTAAATATCTTTTTTTGAAATTTAGGTTTTTATTTATAGGTATCCCAATTTCAATTTGTTTTATTATATTGCTTTTGAAAAATAATATAAAAGTTAAAATAATCGCTTTTTCAATAATTGCTATTCTGGTAAGTATTAATATTTGTGCCGTAATTTTTATTTCTAAGGATATTAATCAGTTTTACTATACTGGTTTAGTATTTTTAATTCTTTATGTTACAAACATATCAAATTTGCCGTTTAAGTATAATATCTTTACAGTTATTATTATTAATTTGGTATTTATTGTATTTTCAATTGTATTTCCATTTACAAATAAATATGTTTTAATAAATGATGTCATTGGCTTATTTTTTGTTTCTTTTGCAGGTTTATTTTCTAATTATATTATAGATTACTATAGACTTAGAGATTTAGAACTTAAAATAAAGAATGAAATAGAAATTGCTGATTTATATCATAAAAGTACGCATGATAAATTAACAAATTTAAAAAATAAATATATCTTTAAACAACTTTTTGAACAATCGTGGGAAAATGCTAAGAGGGATAGAAAACCTATTTCTATTTTAATGATAGATATCGATGATTTCAAAAAATATAATGATAATTATGGTCATATTGCTGGTGATAATGTTTTGAAAAAAATTGCACTTATATTACAAGAAAATGTTAAGCGAAATAATGATGTTGTTGCAAGATTTGGAGGTGAAGAATTTATTATTATGTTATATGATACAGATGAATATGGTGCAAAGATGATAGCGAATAATATTCTTAAAAATATAAATAAAACAAACATAAAACATGATTATGCTACATTTGGAAGAGTAACTGTAAGTATAGGTTGTTCAACCATCATACCAAAAGATAATTTAAACCCTAATGACTTAATTATAATTGCAGATGAAGCCTTATATAAAGCAAAGAAAGAAGGCAAGAATAAGGTGATTTAA
- a CDS encoding methyl-accepting chemotaxis protein has product MKFRTKILLLIFILVFLNTVVISTIMITSNLNSYKKFIKNYEKEQIEKVKNKLKNYVNIVYEVVNQSYKDTKNIDYIKKNYGKRLKNVIDLAYNIVENEYKKYKNGEISESTAKSNALIALSKLRYDKGVGYFWVNSDDLPYPKMIMHPIAKQLNGKILDNPKYNVALGKNKNLFTAMAEICREKGEGFVDYLWPKPGKDKPQPKLSYVKLFKPWGWIIGTGIYVDDVEEQVKKQVLNYIAKMRYNNGSGYFWVNSTDLPYPKMIMHPIAKQLNGKILDNPKYNVADGNENLFVAMVKVTQKSGDGFVRYKWPKPGNKKPQPKLSYVKRFEQWNWIIGTGEYIDDIMKLIVKKENEKRKEVNNAIVKIVITALLILILTMVIGFIITNSLVKRLRILGDSLNELSKGEGDLTKNLEINGKDVVAEVAHSFNKFVNNLRKLIVDVKTGTKNLDELSHTLEKYSENFSTSFQSQKDAITSTASAMEEMSVTSNEVKSRIEQNTENIKNLLKETENGKLFVGNAVNHMNQIDNNVKELSSMFGNLNKSSDEIGEILNVIKEIADQTNLLALNAAIEAARAGDHGRGFAVVADEVRKLAEKTQKSIEDVEEIIGKLRKDTLNANNQMNVSIDSVNQGTKEISNVNEVFDKIYNLMLAVNDASEIISQSIEEQTYAINSANDSVQSVKTSIESDTELLDNLISLTEEMISNIKQLNQLLNKFKV; this is encoded by the coding sequence ATGAAATTTAGAACAAAAATATTGTTACTAATTTTTATTTTGGTGTTCCTAAATACTGTTGTTATATCTACTATTATGATTACTTCAAATCTAAATTCTTATAAAAAGTTTATTAAAAATTATGAAAAAGAACAGATAGAAAAAGTAAAAAATAAACTTAAGAATTATGTAAATATTGTTTATGAAGTAGTTAATCAAAGTTATAAAGATACTAAAAATATCGATTATATTAAAAAGAATTACGGTAAAAGATTAAAAAATGTGATTGATTTAGCTTATAATATAGTTGAAAATGAATATAAAAAATATAAGAATGGTGAAATATCAGAATCAACTGCGAAATCAAATGCTTTAATAGCTCTTTCAAAATTGAGATACGACAAAGGTGTTGGTTATTTCTGGGTAAATAGCGATGATTTGCCATATCCAAAAATGATTATGCATCCAATCGCAAAACAACTAAACGGAAAAATTCTCGATAATCCCAAATATAATGTTGCTTTAGGTAAAAATAAAAACTTATTTACTGCTATGGCAGAAATTTGCAGAGAAAAAGGGGAAGGTTTCGTAGATTATCTTTGGCCAAAGCCAGGAAAAGATAAACCACAACCTAAGCTTTCTTATGTGAAACTTTTTAAACCCTGGGGATGGATAATTGGTACTGGTATTTATGTTGATGATGTTGAAGAACAAGTAAAGAAACAGGTTTTGAATTATATAGCGAAAATGCGCTATAACAATGGCTCTGGTTATTTTTGGGTTAACTCTACAGATTTACCATATCCAAAAATGATAATGCATCCTATCGCAAAACAATTAAATGGGAAAATTCTCGATAACCCTAAATATAATGTTGCCGATGGAAATGAAAATTTGTTTGTTGCAATGGTTAAAGTGACTCAAAAATCAGGAGATGGATTTGTTAGGTATAAATGGCCAAAACCAGGTAATAAAAAACCACAACCTAAACTATCATACGTTAAGAGATTTGAGCAATGGAATTGGATAATTGGGACAGGTGAATATATTGATGACATTATGAAACTAATTGTTAAAAAAGAAAATGAAAAGAGAAAAGAAGTCAACAATGCAATAGTAAAGATTGTAATTACTGCATTACTTATCTTAATACTAACAATGGTAATAGGATTTATTATAACAAATAGTCTTGTAAAAAGATTAAGAATTTTAGGAGATAGTTTAAATGAATTATCAAAAGGTGAAGGTGATTTAACTAAGAATTTAGAAATAAATGGTAAGGATGTTGTTGCAGAAGTTGCACATTCATTTAATAAATTTGTAAATAACTTAAGGAAATTAATAGTTGATGTTAAAACTGGGACAAAGAACCTGGATGAATTAAGCCACACATTAGAAAAATATAGTGAAAATTTTTCAACTTCATTCCAATCTCAGAAAGATGCTATAACATCTACAGCAAGCGCAATGGAGGAAATGAGTGTAACTTCTAATGAAGTAAAAAGTAGAATTGAACAAAACACAGAAAATATAAAGAATCTTCTTAAAGAAACTGAAAATGGTAAATTATTTGTAGGCAATGCTGTTAACCATATGAATCAAATTGACAATAACGTTAAAGAATTATCTAGTATGTTTGGCAACCTCAATAAATCATCTGATGAAATAGGTGAAATTTTAAATGTAATTAAAGAAATAGCTGATCAAACAAATCTTTTAGCGCTCAATGCTGCAATTGAAGCAGCAAGAGCAGGTGATCATGGTAGAGGTTTTGCAGTTGTTGCAGATGAAGTAAGAAAACTTGCAGAAAAAACACAAAAATCTATTGAAGATGTTGAAGAAATAATTGGTAAATTGAGAAAAGATACTTTAAATGCTAATAATCAAATGAATGTTTCAATTGATAGTGTAAACCAGGGTACAAAAGAAATTTCAAATGTAAATGAGGTTTTTGATAAAATTTATAACCTTATGTTAGCTGTTAATGATGCTAGTGAAATCATTTCCCAGTCAATAGAAGAACAAACCTACGCTATTAATTCCGCCAATGATTCTGTCCAATCAGTCAAAACAAGTATTGAATCTGACACAGAACTTTTAGATAACTTAATTAGTTTAACAGAGGAAATGATATCCAATATAAAACAATTAAATCAGCTTCTTAATAAATTTAAAGTATAA